The following coding sequences are from one Mytilus trossulus isolate FHL-02 chromosome 8, PNRI_Mtr1.1.1.hap1, whole genome shotgun sequence window:
- the LOC134680921 gene encoding uncharacterized protein LOC134680921 isoform X2, translating into MGRKSVEATEDKRQNYLITEDNDSDESDISNHSNKEEIDSKIEAERLPNPLLEPLPSASNSLQPSAGASVFVTQYHIAEKEKELILEKHVKLSATKIATGKKQQICHKFKRGRCRFGNNCKYSHDIDNCSKVQNVPFDQETDPFTGVNKIPLFTDRVKKPLHQPKYIPAMKEEDNDDDSYMGGMKRKNRAGLSGGLVPSKKALSSLGRQRAAERPWTVDK; encoded by the exons ATGGGAAG AAAATCTGTGGAGGCTACGGAAGATAAAAGACAGAATTATTTAATAACAGAAGACAATGACAGTGATGAAAGTGACATTAGTAACCATAGCAACAAAGAAGAAATAGATTCTAAAATTGAAGCTGAAAGACTTCCGAACCCTTTACTTGAGCCATTACCAAGTGCTTCAAACTCATTGCAACCATCGGCTGGTGCTTCAGTATTTGTAACTCAATATCATATAGCCgagaaagaaaaagaattaaTTCTTGAAAAACATGTGAAACTTTCAGCAACAAAAATAGCAACTGGCAAAAAACAGCAGATTTGTCATAAATTTAAGAGAGGGAGATGTAGATTTGGAAACAATTGTAAATATTCTCACGACATAGATAACTGTTCTAAAGTTCAAAATGTTCCTTTCGATCAGGAGACTGATCCGTTCACAGGAGTCAATAAAATTCCCCTTTTTACGGATAGAGTAAAGAAGCCTTTACAtcagccaaaatatattcctgCTATGAAAGAGGAAGATAATGACGATGATAGTTACATGGGAggtatgaaaagaaaaaatagagCTGGACTCTCTGGAGGTCTTGTACCTTCCAAAAAAGCACTATCCTCTTTGGGTAGACAGAGGGCTGCAGAAAGACCATGGACTgttgataaataa
- the LOC134680921 gene encoding uncharacterized protein LOC134680921 isoform X1, producing the protein MASLVANYGSESDSEDESPVQKSVEATEDKRQNYLITEDNDSDESDISNHSNKEEIDSKIEAERLPNPLLEPLPSASNSLQPSAGASVFVTQYHIAEKEKELILEKHVKLSATKIATGKKQQICHKFKRGRCRFGNNCKYSHDIDNCSKVQNVPFDQETDPFTGVNKIPLFTDRVKKPLHQPKYIPAMKEEDNDDDSYMGGMKRKNRAGLSGGLVPSKKALSSLGRQRAAERPWTVDK; encoded by the exons ATGGCATCCTTGGTAGCTAATTATGGTAGTGAAAGTGACAGCGAAGACGAAAGTCCTGTACA AAAATCTGTGGAGGCTACGGAAGATAAAAGACAGAATTATTTAATAACAGAAGACAATGACAGTGATGAAAGTGACATTAGTAACCATAGCAACAAAGAAGAAATAGATTCTAAAATTGAAGCTGAAAGACTTCCGAACCCTTTACTTGAGCCATTACCAAGTGCTTCAAACTCATTGCAACCATCGGCTGGTGCTTCAGTATTTGTAACTCAATATCATATAGCCgagaaagaaaaagaattaaTTCTTGAAAAACATGTGAAACTTTCAGCAACAAAAATAGCAACTGGCAAAAAACAGCAGATTTGTCATAAATTTAAGAGAGGGAGATGTAGATTTGGAAACAATTGTAAATATTCTCACGACATAGATAACTGTTCTAAAGTTCAAAATGTTCCTTTCGATCAGGAGACTGATCCGTTCACAGGAGTCAATAAAATTCCCCTTTTTACGGATAGAGTAAAGAAGCCTTTACAtcagccaaaatatattcctgCTATGAAAGAGGAAGATAATGACGATGATAGTTACATGGGAggtatgaaaagaaaaaatagagCTGGACTCTCTGGAGGTCTTGTACCTTCCAAAAAAGCACTATCCTCTTTGGGTAGACAGAGGGCTGCAGAAAGACCATGGACTgttgataaataa